One Oryza glaberrima chromosome 11, OglaRS2, whole genome shotgun sequence genomic region harbors:
- the LOC127753696 gene encoding putative disease resistance RPP13-like protein 1 encodes MAGLFASIAIEGALDSLSSLLQLQANNPTPPPATTAAVLPVETSHGSVKGGLEDLRALERTMRRIHATLRDAEQHWNTREKSAKLRLEEIKELAYDAEEVVDEYQYEVTRRKVEATAAQGGDGASSSSSSRKRKIHKVHDEDYFIEAGIIPVPKELTVRARKVIQRFGEIEGYYGSFTLSENDGDRRIIPDINSLRQTSSFVFAPIIVGRDQDKENVIKKMMTLEGSRIGGCMSVLAIVGMGGLGKTTLAQLVYNDPKVRQAFDLFGWVCVSEHFDVNNITRKILSSIAKRNCDYIQSSELQGQLENLIKDKRVFLVLDDVWNEQSDYWKSLCMPIFASTRCDIIVTTRSEAVARLVQTIPFYNLDYLNPDDSWLLFKQTAFVEHDNVSPANLVEIGQRIAKKCQGLPLALKTLGSVLRFETNVMKWRDVLQSELWDLERSQNEVLPALELSYKHMPMHLKLCFVSLSLYPKDTYFDESIVVWLWKSLHLLQCDGTDNSNEIGGLYFTQLVQRSLIQQVDTHGRMAIHDLVHDLACFLAGEEFFRLEEDGYVEIPKGARYMSIMPHPQCKRSTQISNASQSLRVIILIRRINIENPEALFMNCKKFRIIQVIDDSFANVLLDFMGDMKLLRHFRLIRSCNEVKLVISDSMSQQFNLQTLNCEAYSLHGIGRLANLQNLPNIHLWKCGCYLRELRNMNKIRRLHIYGLCNVSSIQDVNEAHLHSKKDLEILELDFESGGICKVHKEEADVNQAISTVSGGSILESLRPHHQSLKVLRMKNLNEVNYPSWLGSASFSKLTKLRLENCQSQHLPTLGELPSLKSIDIRQMEYVENIGRVFCSLDPSVKGFRSLAHLRFQDMNRFSEWSEVHDGEFSSLETLLIWSASELSSLPSVPFSSLRSFELCDCKNLVTFPASATLQILSISSCEKLKELPALPSLRSLKLSGCESLVAVGHFPSLTVLHMSTEFEEEVLHKLMNLHLKLEELSISSDTMKLINLEPHSLPLLRELELVCPNLQNCDALASLSSLKILCVNRCSPQLRVPNSLQSQLEKLYSPGSL; translated from the exons ATGGCCGGACTGTTTGCATCCATAGCAATCGAAGGTGCACTCGACAGCCTCTCCTCCCTGCTGCAACTGCAAGCCAACAATCCAACGCCTCCTCCGGCGACTACGGCGGCGGTGCTGCCGGTGGAGACGAGCCACGGTAGCGTGAAGGGGGGGCTGGAAGACCTCCGGGCGCTGGAGAGGACCATGCGAAGGATCCACGCGACGCTGCGCGACGCCGAGCAGCACTGGAACACCAGGGAGAAGTCCGCCAAGCTGCGGCTGGAGGAGATCAAGGAGCTCGCCTAcgacgcggaggaggtggtggacgaGTACCAGTACGAGGTCACCCGGCGCAAGGTGGAGGCGACGGCCGCtcagggcggcgacggcgccagcagcagcagcagcagcaggaagcGCAAGATCCACAAG GTACATGACGAGGATTACTTCATTGAGGCTGGCATAATTCCAGTGCCAAAAGAGTTGACTGTCAGAGCAAGGAAAGTTATACAAAGATTTGGTGAGATCGAAGGCTACTATGGTAGTTTCACCTTGTCTGAGAATGATGGGGACAGAAGGATTATCCCTGATATCAATAGTCTGAGGCAGACTAGCTCTTTTGTATTTGCGCCTATAATTGTTGGAAGAGACCAAGACAAGGAGAACGTTATCAAGAAGATGATGACCTTGGAAGGAAGCCGCATTGGAGGTTGCATGTCAGTTTTGGCCATTGTTGGCATGGGAGGATTGGGTAAAACAACGTTAGCGCAACTTGTTTACAATGATCCAAAGGTGCGTCAAGCTTTCGATCTTTTCGGATGGGTTTGTGTTTCAGAGCATTTCGATGTGAATAACATAACGCGGAAAATTCTCAGTTCAATAGCAAAGAGAAACTGTGATTATATACAATCTAGTGAGCTCCAGGGTCAATTGGAAAACCTGATAAAGGACAAGAGGGTTTTCCTTGTCTTGGATGATGTTTGGAATGAGCAAAGTGATTACTGGAAGTCGTTGTGTATGCCGATTTTTGCCTCTACGCGTTGTGACATTATAGTAACTACTCGGAGTGAGGCAGTGGCAAGGTTAGTTCAGACAATACCATTCTACAATTTAGACTACTTAAATCCTGATGACAGCTGGTTGTTATTCAAGCAAACAGCGTTTGTTGAGCATGATAATGTCAGTCCAGCAAACCTAGTAGAGATTGGCCAGAGGATTGCAAAGAAGTGCCAGGGGTTACCGTTGGCACTCAAGACTCTAGGTAGCGTATTGCGCTTTGAAACCAATGTAATGAAATGGAGAGATGTTTTGCAGAGTGAACTATGGGACTTGGAGCGGTCACAGAACGAAGTTTTGCCAGCCCTGGAGTTGAGCTACAAGCACATGCCTATGCACCTGAAACTTTGTTTTGTTTCCCTTTCTCTATATCCGAAAGATACTTACTTCGATGAAAGTATTGTTGTTTGGTTGTGGAAGTCACTTCATTTACTTCAGTGTGACGGAACTGATAACAGCAATGAAATTGGAGGTTTATATTTTACTCAATTAGTTCAGCGATCATTGATTCAACAAGTCGATACCCACGGACGCATGGCTATACATGATCTTGTCCATGATCTTGCGTGCTTTCTAGCTGGGGAAGAGTTCTTTAGACTCGAGGAAGATGGATATGTTGAAATTCCAAAGGGTGCTCGGTATATGTCCATAATGCCACATCCACAATGTAAGAGGAGTACTCAAATATCAAATGCCTCGCAATCTCTCAGAGTAATCATATTGATCAGGAGAATTAATATCGAAAATCCAGAAGCATTGTTTATGAACTGTAAAAAGTTTCGGATCATTCAAGTCATAGATGACAGTTTTGCAAATGTGTTGCTTGACTTCATGGGTGACATGAAACTACTACGTCATTTCAGGCTTATAAGAAGCTGCAACGAGGTAAAGTTAGTAATATCTGATTCAATGTCCCAGCAATTCAATTTGCAAACACTGAACTGTGAAGCATATAGTCTACATGGAATTGGGCGGCTAGCTAACTTGCAAAATTTGCCTAATATACACCTCTGGAAATGTGGTTGCTACTTAAGGGAGCTGAGGAATATGAACAAAATAAGGAGGCTGCACATATATGGACTTTGTAATGTATCTAGTATTCAAGATGTAAATGAAGCTCATTTACATAGCAAGAAGGACCTCGAGATACTAGAATTGGACTTTGAGAGTGGAGGGATTTGTAAAGTTCACAAAGAGGAAGCTGATGTTAATCAAGCAATTAGCACTGTATCTGGTGGCTCAATACTTGAGAGCCTAAGACCACATCATCAGAGTCTTAAAGTACTAAGGATGAAGAATTTGAATGAGGTAAATTATCCCAGCTGGTTGGGCAGTGCTTCCTTTTCCAAATTAACAAAATTGCGGTTAGAGAATTGTCAATCTCAGCACCTTCCAACGCTAGGTGAGCTACCTTCTCTCAAATCCATTGATATCCGCCAAATGGAGTACGTGGAAAACATCGGTCGGGTGTTTTGCAGCCTTGATCCAAGCGTCAAAGGGTTCCGCTCCTTAGCACACCTGAGATTCCAAGACATGAATCGATTCTCAGAGTGGTCCGAAGTGCATGATGGCGAGTTTTCGTCCCTGGAAACACTGCTGATCTGGAGTGCCTCTGAATTGAGCTCTCTTCCATCGGTTCCATTCTCAAGCTTGCGTAGCTTCGAACTATGTGATTGCAAAAATCTTGTTACTTTTCCTGCATCAGCTACCCTTCAGATACTAAGCATCTCGTCTTGCGAGAAACTGAAGGAACTGCCGGCTCTCCCGTCCCTCCGTTCACTGAAACTGAGTGGCTGTGAAAGCTTGGTTGCAGTTGGTCACTTCCCGTCACTCACCGTCTTGCATATGAGTACTGAATTTGAAGAAGAGGTACTTCACAAGTTGATGAATTTACACTTAAAGCTGGAAGAATTGTCAATTTCGTCTGATACCATGAAGTTAATCAATCTTGAGCCACATAGCCTGCCTTTACTTAGAGAGCTCGAGTTAGTATGCCCTAACTTGCAGAATTGTGATGCACTTGCCAGCCTCAGTTCCCTCAAGATACTATGCGTAAATCGTTGTTCTCCCCAACTTCGGGTGCCTAATTCACTTCAAAGCCAGCTGGAAAAACTCTACAGTCCTGGATCTTTGTAA